The following coding sequences lie in one Streptomyces albofaciens JCM 4342 genomic window:
- a CDS encoding GNAT family N-acetyltransferase, which yields MGVPSEYASFDEAAARLALTPARSLYSSDAWLRLLAGHGHRYRWAALSTEARSAVLVPVTDGPAVRSTRYRPDFLLAGRIPVDGCAVAGPRTGYHNELRHGEDRLPAARVANGLLDFAPSRADGRAVLLPYLPSHTAAEFEAAGHPAGLIAWDAWLDVPDGGFEDYLTTLGANRRNQVKGDLRRLAAAGLTFSSGPLRGPYDAAAALLVLHERKYDPGYDQPPAGFARYLARCAEVPGAYLVEARLDGHLVGCHVVFHYRDVLWVRLIGVDESRSATRGCYFGLMFYEPLKLAHRLGARAVHLGIGTSEAKARRGARLEPLWTVAVTAGGEDGDRAREGLRSRALDLPDPAPVRQGPGPVSPADWGPPWPG from the coding sequence GTGGGCGTCCCGAGCGAGTACGCGTCGTTCGACGAAGCAGCCGCCCGCCTCGCCCTCACCCCGGCCCGGAGCCTGTACAGCAGTGACGCGTGGCTGCGCCTGCTGGCGGGCCACGGGCACCGGTACCGCTGGGCGGCCCTGTCCACGGAAGCGCGCTCCGCGGTCCTCGTCCCGGTCACCGACGGGCCCGCTGTGCGGTCCACCCGCTACCGCCCCGACTTCCTCCTGGCCGGCCGGATACCCGTCGACGGCTGTGCCGTGGCCGGGCCCCGCACCGGGTACCACAACGAGTTACGCCATGGCGAGGACCGGTTGCCCGCCGCCCGCGTCGCGAACGGCCTGCTGGATTTCGCCCCTTCCCGTGCCGACGGGCGGGCGGTGCTCCTCCCCTACCTGCCGAGCCACACCGCGGCCGAGTTCGAGGCGGCCGGCCACCCGGCCGGACTGATCGCCTGGGACGCCTGGCTGGACGTCCCCGACGGCGGCTTCGAGGACTACCTCACCACCTTGGGCGCGAACCGACGGAACCAGGTCAAGGGCGACCTCAGGCGCCTGGCGGCGGCGGGCCTCACCTTCAGCAGCGGTCCTCTGCGGGGCCCTTACGACGCCGCGGCCGCTCTGCTCGTCCTGCACGAACGCAAGTACGACCCCGGATACGACCAGCCTCCGGCAGGCTTCGCCCGCTATCTGGCCCGCTGTGCGGAGGTTCCGGGGGCTTACCTGGTGGAGGCCCGGCTCGACGGCCATCTCGTCGGATGCCATGTGGTCTTCCACTACCGCGATGTCCTGTGGGTACGGCTGATCGGCGTCGACGAGTCCCGCTCGGCGACGCGCGGCTGCTACTTCGGCCTGATGTTCTACGAGCCGCTGAAGCTCGCCCACCGGCTCGGAGCGCGCGCCGTCCACCTCGGCATCGGCACGTCCGAGGCCAAGGCCCGGCGTGGTGCGCGCCTGGAGCCGCTGTGGACCGTCGCGGTCACGGCCGGGGGCGAGGACGGTGACCGGGCCCGGGAAGGGTTGCGGTCCCGTGCGCTCGACCTGCCTGACCCCGCGCCCGTGCGACAGGGCCCCGGCCCTGTTTCCCCTGCGGACTGGGGGCCACCGTGGCCCGGATGA